The Erinaceus europaeus chromosome 16, mEriEur2.1, whole genome shotgun sequence genome includes a window with the following:
- the LOC103124995 gene encoding histone H2B type 1-F/J/L-like → MPEPAKSAPAPKKGSKKAVTKAQNKDGKKLKRSRSRKESYSVYVYKVLKQVHPNTGILSKAMGIMNSIDIFERIASEASCLVHYNKRLTITSREIQTAVHLLLPAELAKHAVSEGTKAVTKYTSSK, encoded by the coding sequence ATGCCTGAGCCAGCGAAGTCTGCTCCTGCTCCGAAGAAGGGCTCCAAGAAGGCCGTCACCAAGGCTCAGAATAAGGATGGCAAGAAGCTCAAGCGCAGCCGCAGCCGCAAGGAGAGCTACTCTGTCTACGTCTacaaggtgctgaagcaggtccacCCCAACACTGGCATCTTGTCCAAGGCAATGGGCATCATGAACTCCATCGACATCTTCGAGCGCATTGCCAGCGAGGCTTCCTGCCTGGTGCACTACAACAAGCGCTTGACCATCACCTCCAGGGAGATCCAGACTGCCGTGCACCTGCTGCTACCTGCAGAGCTGGCCAAGCATGCCGTGTCGGAGGGCACCAAGGCTGTCACCAAGTACACCAGCTCTAAGTGA